Proteins encoded together in one Anoxybacillus flavithermus window:
- the rpsL gene encoding 30S ribosomal protein S12, which translates to MPTINQLVRKGRTKKVVKSKSPALNKGYNSFKKVQTTVYSPQKRGVCTRVGTMTPKKPNSALRKYARVRLSNGIEVTAYIPGIGHNLQEHSVVLIRGGRVKDLPGVRYHIVRGALDTAGVANRMQGRSKYGAKKPKAAKK; encoded by the coding sequence AGGTCGTACAAAAAAGGTAGTGAAATCTAAATCACCTGCGTTAAATAAAGGGTATAACAGCTTCAAAAAAGTTCAAACAACTGTTTACTCTCCGCAAAAACGTGGAGTATGTACACGTGTAGGTACAATGACACCAAAGAAGCCAAACTCTGCGCTTCGTAAATATGCCCGTGTACGTCTATCTAACGGTATCGAGGTAACTGCTTATATCCCAGGTATCGGTCATAACTTACAAGAACACAGCGTTGTATTAATTCGCGGTGGACGTGTAAAAGACTTACCAGGGGTACGTTACCACATCGTTCGCGGTGCTTTAGATACAGCTGGTGTGGCAAACCGTATGCAAGGTCGTTCAAAATACGGTGCGAAAAAACCAAAAGCAGCTAAGAAATAA
- the rpsG gene encoding 30S ribosomal protein S7, with the protein MPRKGPVPKRDVLPDPIYNSKLVTRLINKIMIDGKKGKAQKILYTAFDIIRERTGKDPMEVFEQALKNVMPVLEVRARRVGGANYQVPVEVRPERRTTLGLRWLVNYARLRGEKTMEERLANEIMDAANNTGAAVKKREDTHKMAEANKAFAHYRW; encoded by the coding sequence ATGCCACGTAAAGGTCCGGTTCCTAAACGAGATGTGTTACCAGATCCAATTTACAACTCAAAGCTAGTTACACGTTTAATCAATAAAATTATGATTGACGGTAAAAAAGGTAAAGCACAAAAAATTCTTTACACAGCGTTCGATATTATTCGTGAACGCACAGGTAAAGATCCAATGGAAGTGTTTGAGCAAGCGTTGAAAAATGTTATGCCAGTTCTTGAAGTTCGCGCACGCCGTGTTGGTGGTGCAAACTATCAAGTTCCTGTTGAGGTGCGTCCAGAACGCCGCACAACATTAGGTCTTCGTTGGCTTGTGAACTACGCTCGTCTTCGTGGAGAAAAAACGATGGAAGAGCGTTTAGCAAATGAAATTATGGATGCTGCTAACAACACAGGTGCAGCTGTGAAAAAACGCGAAGATACACACAAAATGGCAGAAGCAAACAAAGCGTTTGCACACTATCGTTGGTAA